One Mytilus trossulus isolate FHL-02 chromosome 5, PNRI_Mtr1.1.1.hap1, whole genome shotgun sequence DNA segment encodes these proteins:
- the LOC134717854 gene encoding uncharacterized protein LOC134717854, producing the protein MNCSLSCIDTSVCCSSSYESLCDIDREISDIVLSEVGLLFCQRTKNFSVCNVHLEKILIKNRSKNKSVRCAIPTLLSHHKKTAPRAERNITKDAMLKIHSSTGIVLAIGTPICSNCRKHLSSGKPDAHLEVSEPSEEISVETLSEIDNNTNLALNIDGEKREDKCYSSDSCTKLWNDHQQETVTDGESQTESESMCLETGDSQYSEASVCVMDKLQKLNSFLAISDVSPVKEKLIPLSSSTDKTKQRCLSKALQCMSAICETICPGEGDSLKDLLFKSVFSAHTPEKSSTHDQTALILKDIYISAETWSLRRQILSVLSRNYSFNEVREMIPDLTKYRFYAAKLHSDEVGCGLPVSKERLTRNKIDIAELEHFIDFIISSDVVKDLPFGMKTMKLTTGEIVAVPNLIRSLAPSSLVNQYIQYCESENVGHLGRSTMYKILNDCSASVRKCVEGLDYYIAEGGKAFQDLETIIEKLCTSSEKKKELKSKLLNGKRYIKSDFKVHIQKENAVPDHCQMFALSDSEKCFSQSCNTQHTHSCEQCIDLTDFLAEISTLTQNGTWDNKDSIVFQVENAVEAIKDWKSHAMRARNQEGAKQDLLKNLNENQALITCDWAMKFLPRKFREGQSDWFAKRGINWHISVTLYKQGEELKTITHVHIFSSQISQDGSVTASVLCDVVHDLRKQLPNIQEVNFFSDNAGCYKNTMMMVALKDELGDKLKTYNFSEAQDGKGPCDRRASHIKACVRRYINEGHDVTSAEEMKKAIDVKQKGSFRVRVVDIVTNLDAEKSQIKPITGITQLHNFSFDVNGITVWKAYGIGEGKRIAWENIGTTEQRTNLLVKVDWTITAPQLLEVEVMAQEEELVEPNPKKQKKNSINQPYDCPKDGCTRAFKTQCALEQHIIVGNCDYHNEKTTEDKAKSMYGQKVNSLFHGTRVQLDCNFNDCRTSESVKGWALKGKKKRTVFTQSQVNYMKEKFDIGKVSGRKVDPFQAADEMRQLQEEGKYVFSRKEYLTGQQITAYFSRLALKDRKTDLDDFRSAEEENNKRCLKQEILDSVSL; encoded by the exons ATGAATTGTAGTTTAAGTTGTATTGACACATCTGTGTGTTGTAGTAGTTCTTATGAAAGCCTCTGTGACATAGATAGGGAAATATCAGACATAGTATTGTCAGAAGTTGGTCTGCTTTTCTGTCAGAGAACCAAAAACTTTTCAGTCTGTAATGTTCATTTGGAGAAAATCTTGATTAAAAACCGGTCTAAGAATAAATCTGTTCGATGTGCTATTCCAACACTACTTTCACACCATAAGAAGACAGCTCCACGGGCGGAGAGAAATATTACAAAGGATGCCATGTTGAAGATTCACAGCAGTACTGGCATTGTACTGGCTATTGGAACCC CTATCTGTTCAAACTGCAGAAAACACTTGTCATCAGGCAAACCAGATGCACATCTTGAGGTTTCAGAGCCAAGTGAGGAAATCTCTGTAGAGACATTATCAGAg atTGACAATAACACAAATTTAGCTTTAAACATTGATGGAGAGAAAAGAGAAGACAAATGCTACAGTTCTGATTCATGTACAAAACTTTGGAATGATCACCAACag gaaACAGTAACAGATGGAGAGAGTCAAACAGAGAGTGAAAGTATGTGCTTAGAGACAGGTGACAGCCAATATTCAGAGGCATCAGTTTGTGTGATGGACAAGTTACAGAAGCTGAATTCCTTCCTGGCCATATCAGATGTGTCACCTGTGAAAGAAAAATTGATTCCATTATCATCATCTACAGATAAAACCAAGCAGAGATGCCTGTCAAAAGCTCTACAATGTATGTCAGCCATTTGTGAAACCATCTGCCCTGGTGAGGGAGACTCTTTAAAAGATTTGTTGTTCAAGTCTGTGTTTTCAGCACATACACCTGAAAAGTCCTCTACACATGATCAAACAGCACTTATATTGAAGGACATATATATTTCAGCAGAAACATGGTCATTAAGAAGGCAAATCCTATCAGTTTTATCCAGAAATTATAGCTTTAATGAGGTCAGAGAG atgatACCGGATCTGACAAAGTACCGATTTTATGCTGCCAAACTGCACAGTGATGAAGTAGGCTGTGGTCTCCCTGTGTCCAAAGAAAGACTAACGAGAAACAAGATAGACATAGCAGAGTTGGAACACTTTATAGATTTCATTATCAGTTCAGATGTTGTTAAAGATCTACCTTTTGGTATGAAAACTATGAAGCTTACAACTGGAGAAATAGTCGCTGTGCCGAATTTGATTCGAAGTCTTGCACCTTCATCTCTTGTAAATCAGTACATTCAGTATTGTGAATCAGAAAATGTTGGTCATTTAG GAAGAAGTACAATGTATAAGATCCTTAATGACTGTTCTGCCTCAGTAAGGAAATGTGTTGAGGGACTTGACTATTACATCGCAGAGGGTGGAAAGGCATTTCAAGATCTTGAAACCATCATAGAAAAACTCTGCACATCCAGTGAAAAGAAGAAAGAACTGAAATCCAAATTGCTAAATGGGAAGCGATATATCAAATCAGATTTCAAG gtACATATCCAAAAAGAGAATGCTGTTCCAGATCATTGCCAAATGTTTGCACTAAGTGATAGTGAAAAGTGCTTCTCCCAAAGTTGTAACACCCAGCATACACACAGTTGTGAACAGTGTATTGACTTGACAGACTTTTTAGCTGAAATAAGTACTCTAACACAGAATGGTACATGGGACAATAAAGATTCCATTGTATTCCAG GTTGAAAATGCTGTAGAAGCTATAAAAGATTGGAAAAGTCATGCTATGAGAGCTAGGAATCAAGAAGGTGCAAAACAAGATCTGCTAaagaatttaaatgaaaatcaagCACTAATCACATGTGACTGGGCGATGAAATTTCTTCCACGCAAATTTAGAGAAGGTCAGAGTGACTGGTTCGCCAAACGTGGAATCAACTGGCACATTTCAGTAACATTATACAAACAAGGGGAAGAACTAAAGACAATTACACATGTACACATTTTTTCATCCCAg atatcTCAAGATGGTTCTGTTACTGCTTCTGTGTTGTGTGATGTAGTCCATGACCTGAGAAAACAACTACCAAATATACAGGAGGTAAACTTCTTCTCAGATAATGCAGGATGTTATAAGAACACAATGATGATGGTAGCACTTAAAGATGAACTAGGAGATAAGTTGAAAACATACAATTTCAGTGAAGCACAGGATGGCAAAG GTCCATGTGACCGCAGAGCTTCACATATCAAGGCATGTGTTAGAAGATACATTAATGAGGGACATGATGTCACATCTGCAGAGGAGATGAAAAAG GCTATAGATGTTAAACAGAAAGGATCATTTAGGGTTAGAGTTGTTGACATTGTTACTAATTTGGATGCAGAGAAGTCACAGATTAAACCAATTACTGGAATTACTCAATTgcataatttttcatttgatgtcAATGGAATAACAGTTTGGAAGGCATATGGAATAGGAGAAG GAAAGCGGATAGCATGGGAAAACATCGGAACCACAGAGCAAAGAACCAATCTGTTGGTTAAAGTTGATTGGACAATTACAGCTCCTCAGTTGTTGGAAGTAGAAG TTATGGCACAAGAAGAAGAACTTGTAGAACCAAACCccaaaaaacaaaagaagaacTCCATCAATCAGCCATATGATTGCCCAAAAGATGGCTGCACAAGAGCTTTTAAAACTCAATGTGCACTGGAGCAACACATCATTGTTGGTAATTGTGATTATCACAATGAAAAAACAACTGAAGATAAAGCCAAGTCAATGTATGGACAAAAAGTTAATTCTTTGTTTCACGGAACAAGGGTTCAACTGGATTGTAACTTTAATGACTGCCGAACCTCAGAATCAGTAAAGGGATGGGCACTGAAAggtaaaaagaaaagaacagtTTTTACTCAATCTCAAGTGAATTACATGAAGGAGAAGTTTGATATTGGGAAGGTATCAGGTAGAAAAGTCGATCCCTTTCAAGCAGCTGATGAGATGAGACAGCTGCAAGAAGAGGggaaatatgttttttcaaGGAAGGAATATTTAACTGGGCAGCAGATTACAGCATATTTTTCAAGGTTGGCACTCAAAGACCGAAAGACCGACCTTGATGATTTCAGATCTGCCGAAgaggaaaataataaaagatgcCTTAAACAGGAGATTTTGGACAGTGTTTCTTTATAA